In Geothermobacter ehrlichii, a single window of DNA contains:
- a CDS encoding transglutaminase-like domain-containing protein, whose translation MYRLLLSLLILLLATPALGANAAGTVTWSFDLSAHQPGAEARLWIPYPVSDANQLISDISWQGDYSEAAVYTDRRHGVSMLFVRWDKNAKSRQLTFRFRAERREQARRDLADSNIPLDPAFAAPYLAATSLGPVDGPVRALAEQITAGKKTILEKARAIYDWTVDNTFRDPQTRGCGLGDVPHLLERPGGKCADISSLFVALSRAAGVPARDILGLRLGKKDGQDISQWQHCWAEFYLPGTGWIPVDPADVRKAMLKQNLSLDDPKVAELREYFWGGVDAYRIRLSEGRDLQLNPPQQGPAVNYLMYPFAQIGNETLDWLDPATFKYRITFRQ comes from the coding sequence ATGTACCGCCTGTTGCTCAGCCTTCTCATCCTGCTGCTCGCCACTCCCGCCTTGGGAGCCAATGCCGCCGGAACCGTCACCTGGAGCTTCGACCTGTCGGCCCACCAGCCCGGAGCCGAGGCCAGACTCTGGATTCCCTACCCGGTATCGGACGCCAACCAGCTGATTTCCGACATCTCCTGGCAGGGGGACTACAGCGAAGCTGCAGTCTATACCGACCGGCGGCACGGCGTCAGCATGCTTTTCGTCCGCTGGGACAAAAACGCCAAAAGCCGCCAGCTGACCTTCCGTTTCCGCGCCGAGCGACGCGAACAGGCGCGACGCGACCTCGCGGACAGCAACATCCCTCTCGATCCGGCCTTTGCCGCTCCCTACCTGGCCGCCACCTCCCTCGGTCCGGTCGACGGTCCGGTCCGGGCCCTGGCCGAACAGATCACCGCCGGCAAAAAGACCATTCTGGAGAAGGCCCGCGCCATCTACGACTGGACGGTGGACAACACCTTCCGTGATCCGCAAACCCGCGGCTGCGGCCTCGGCGACGTACCGCATCTGCTCGAGCGCCCCGGCGGCAAGTGCGCCGACATCAGCTCGCTCTTCGTCGCCCTGTCCCGGGCCGCCGGCGTGCCAGCCCGGGACATCCTCGGACTGCGCCTGGGCAAAAAGGACGGGCAGGACATCAGCCAGTGGCAGCACTGCTGGGCCGAGTTCTACCTGCCGGGAACCGGCTGGATTCCGGTCGATCCGGCGGACGTGCGCAAGGCAATGCTGAAACAGAACCTCTCTCTGGACGACCCGAAGGTGGCCGAACTGCGGGAATATTTCTGGGGTGGCGTCGACGCCTACCGCATCCGTCTCTCGGAAGGGCGCGACCTGCAGCTCAACCCTCCGCAGCAGGGACCGGCAGTCAACTACCTGATGTATCCCTTCGCCCAGATTGGCAATGAGACCCTCGACTGGCTCGATCCGGCGACATTCAAATACCGGATAACCTTTCGTCAATAA
- a CDS encoding GerMN domain-containing protein — protein MPVSIRLFCFCLLLFLLPACEQPSPEPAGKVNADAAYREFFGAAPKVRAGTAWARVGFLPRTDGSGRLQPLPFFLYRQDGQLQLLLDQLTGPLLRPSAASGLFNPFPPGSRAVTANRVGNSREINLTLPAGASGDLDAMAAVLIETAARFAGVERVALTLDGRPWPGMPEGGFVPRPDRIADPGPPRPLAAYASLAAGQGHPPEILVYFDRPVSIERFRLFDADGAQVTGDSFQSVFDMAVVIHTKQPSRLQVGAPLKIGWQARDAKGRQGRGEVVLPLQGRGG, from the coding sequence ATGCCTGTATCGATTCGTCTGTTCTGTTTCTGTCTTTTGCTGTTCTTGCTGCCGGCCTGCGAGCAGCCGTCTCCGGAGCCGGCCGGCAAGGTCAATGCCGATGCCGCTTACCGGGAGTTTTTCGGCGCGGCGCCGAAAGTCCGGGCCGGCACCGCCTGGGCGCGGGTCGGTTTTCTGCCGCGCACCGACGGATCGGGGCGTCTGCAGCCGCTTCCCTTCTTTCTCTACCGGCAGGACGGCCAGCTGCAGCTGCTGCTCGACCAGCTGACCGGCCCTTTGCTCCGTCCTTCCGCTGCCAGCGGCCTGTTCAACCCCTTTCCGCCGGGTAGCCGGGCGGTGACGGCCAACCGCGTGGGAAACAGCCGGGAGATCAACCTGACCCTGCCGGCCGGGGCAAGTGGAGATCTGGATGCCATGGCGGCGGTGCTGATCGAGACGGCGGCGCGTTTTGCCGGGGTCGAACGAGTCGCCCTCACTCTCGACGGTCGACCCTGGCCGGGGATGCCGGAAGGCGGGTTCGTGCCCCGTCCCGACCGCATCGCCGATCCGGGTCCGCCCCGGCCGCTGGCGGCCTATGCCTCCCTGGCGGCGGGGCAGGGGCATCCACCGGAGATTCTGGTCTATTTCGACCGGCCGGTCTCCATCGAACGGTTCCGGCTGTTCGATGCCGACGGCGCGCAGGTAACGGGGGATTCTTTTCAGTCGGTCTTCGACATGGCGGTGGTGATCCATACGAAACAGCCGTCGAGGCTGCAGGTCGGAGCGCCGCTGAAGATCGGCTGGCAGGCGCGGGATGCCAAGGGCCGCCAGGGGCGCGGCGAGGTTGTGTTGCCGCTTCAGGGGCGCGGCGGGTAG